A window of the Brassica napus cultivar Da-Ae chromosome A2, Da-Ae, whole genome shotgun sequence genome harbors these coding sequences:
- the LOC125589075 gene encoding peptidyl-prolyl cis-trans isomerase-like 1: MDRGDCDKHSPKTCRNFVELSRRGYYDNVLCHRIIKDFIVQGGDPTGTGRGGQSILSVTQLQAHHGQRLYGFVTGSEIQPSETLMAPTISDVSTPIPNPDHPLWFQKDQVVQAWLLGSLSDSIQHLVMHCSTAKEIWSTIEEHFNKPTNSRLFELQHKMQTV, translated from the exons ATGGACAGAGGAGACTGTGACAAACACTCACCGAAAACTTGCCGGAACTTCGTCGAGCTATCACGGAGAGGTTACTACGACAACGTTCTCTGTCACAGAATCATCAAG GATTTCATTGTGCAAGGTGGAGATCCTACTGGAACTGGAAGAGGTGGCCAATCCATTTTATCAGTCACTCAGCTTCAAGCCCATCA TGGACAGAGGCTCTATGGCTTTGTCACTGGTTCCGAGATTCAGCCCTCTGAGACTCTCATGGCTCCAACAATCTCTGACGTTTCTACCCCCATTCCAAACCCCGACCATCCGCTTTGGTTCCAAAAAGACCAAGTTGTCCAAGCGTGGCTTCTTGGTTCCCTCTCCGACTCCATTCAACACTTGGTTATGCACTGCTCAACAGCCAAGGAGATCTGGAGCACCATCGAAGAGCACTTCAACAAACCCACAAACTCCAGGTTGTTTGAGCTTCAACACAAGATGCAGACGGTCTAA
- the LOC106387397 gene encoding phosphoinositide phospholipase C 4, with the protein MGSYKMCLVFTRKFRVTEPDPVDDVRHVFQKYAEGEAHMTPEQLQKLMADETGTGGGGGSSLEEAERIVDEVLRRKHHIAKFTRRNLTIEDFNYLLFSTELNPPIGDKVHQNMDAPLSHYFIFTGHNSYLTGNQLSSNCSDLPIADALRRGVRVVELDLWPRGNDDVCVNHGRTLTKPVKLGKCLESIKANAFATSKYPVIITLEDHLTPKLQSKVAKMITQTFGDLLYYHDSESSKEFPSPEELKGKILISTKPPKEYLEANDAKEKDNGEKGKDSDEDVWGKEPEELISTRSELEKVATNISYISQDDEDRGSRDFDVSCPLQAPEYKRLIAIHAGKPKGGLRMALKVDPNKIRRLSLSEQLLEKAVASYGADVIRFTQKNFLRIYPKGTRFNSSNYKPQVGWMSGAQMIAFNMQGYGRALWLMQGMFRANGGCGYVKKPDFLMNVGPNGQVFDPNENSSPKKTLKVKVLMGDGWHLDFKKTHFDLYSPPDFYVRVGIAGAPADETMEKTEVKYDTWTPIWNQEFTFKLTVPELALLRVEVHEYDANEKDDFGGQTCLPVSELRQGIRAVPLFNRKGVKYSCTRLLMRFDFV; encoded by the exons ATGGGTAGTTACAAAATGTGTCTCGTCTTCACGAGGAAGTTCAGAGTCACCGAGCCAGATCCTGTCGATGACGTCAGACACGTCTTCCAGAAATACGCGGAAGGCGAGGCTCACATGACGCCGGAGCAGCTCCAGAAACTCATGGCGGATGAAACAGgaacaggaggaggaggaggatcgaGTCTCGAGGAAGCGGAGAGGATCGTTGACGAGGTGCTTCGACGTAAGCACCACATTGCAAAGTTCACCAGACGTAACCTCACCATCGAGGATTTCAACTATCTCCTCTTCTCCACTGAACTCAATCCTCCCATCGGCGACAAG GTCCATCAGAACATGGATGCACCTTTGTCTCATTACTTTATATTCACAGGCCACAACTCCTACTTAACCGGAAACCAGCTCAGTAGCAACTGCAGTGATCTTCCCATTGCAGATGCATTGAGACGAGGTGTGAGGGTGGTTGAGCTGGATCTATGGCCACGTGGTAATGATGATGTCTGTGTTAATCATGGAAG GACCTTGACCAAACCAGTGAAACTAGGGAAATGTTTGGAATCTATTAAAGCTAATGCATTTGCTACTTCAAAGTATCCTGTCATTATTACTCTTGAAGATCATCTCACTCCTAAGCTTCAATCTAAAGTAGCCAAG ATGATAACTCAAACATTTGGAGATTTGTTGTATTACCATGACTCTGAAAGTAGCAAAGAGTTTCCATCACCAGAAGAGTTGAAGGGAAAGATTCTAATATCAACAAAACCACCAAAGGAGTACTTAGAAGCTAACGATGCCAAGGAGAAAGATAATGGAGAGAAAGGCAAAGATTCAGATGAGGATGTATGGGGCAAGGAGCCAGAAGAACTTATTTCTACTCGATCTGAACTCGAGAAG GTCGCAACTAATATAAGTTATATCAGTCAAGATGATGAGGATAGAGGTTCTCGTGATTTTGATGTGTCATGCCCACTACAAGCACCAGAATACAAACGCCTTATTGCCATCCATGCCGGGAAGCCAAAGGGCGGTTTAAGGATGGCTTTGAAGGTTGATCCAAACAAAATCAGGAGGCTAAGCTTGAGTGAGCAATTACTTGAGAAAGCTGTTGCATCATATGGTGCTGATGTAATaag ATTCACACAGAAGAATTTTCTGAGGATATACCCAAAAGGCACAAGGTTTAACTCTTCAAACTATAAACCACAGGTTGGTTGGATGAGTGGAGCTCAAATGATTGCTTTCAACATGCAG GGGTATGGAAGAGCATTGTGGCTGATGCAAGGAATGTTTCGAGCGAATGGAGGTTGCGGTTATGTCAAGAAACCAGATTTTCTAATGAATGTAGGTCCTAATGGACAAGTTTTTGATCCCAACGAGAACTCTTCTCCAAAGAAAACTTTAAAG GTGAAAGTCCTTATGGGAGATGGATGGCACCTTGACTTTAAAAAAACTCACTTTGATCTCTACTCTCCTCCAGACTTCTACGTTAGA GTGGGTATTGCTGGAGCGCCTGCTGATGAGACGATGGAGAAAACAGAAGTAAAGTATGATACGTGGACACCCATTTGGAACCAGGAGTTCACATTCAAGCTAACTGTTCCTGAACTTGCACTGCTCCGTGTTGAAGTGCATGAGTATGATGCAAATGAAAAAGACGATTTTGGAGGTCAGACTTGTTTACCAGTGTCCGAGTTAAGACAAGGCATACGAGCTGTTCCACTCTTCAACCGAAAGGGAGTGAAATACAGCTGCACACGGCTTCTTATGCGCTTCGACTTTGTCTGA
- the LOC106387427 gene encoding phosphoinositide phospholipase C 1 isoform X2: MSVDEMLRFVIQVQGEKHADSNYVKDIFHRLKHHGVFHPRGIHLEGFYRYLLSDFNSPLPPSGEVWQDMNQPLSHYFLYTGHNSYLTGNQLNSRSSTGPIVKALRSGVRVIELDLWPNSSGTEAEVRHGGTLTSTEDLQKCLNAVKENAFAVSEYPVVLTLEDHLPPDLQKKVAKMVSKTFGGTLFRCTDEYKERFPSPEALKNKILISTKPPKEYLQTQVSQSATTDESVKAKKVADAEELIQEEDEETVAIEYRDLISIHAGNRKGGLKNCLNGDPNRVIRLSMSEQWLETLAKNRGSDLVKFTQRNILRIFPKTTRFDSSNYDPLVGWIHGAQMVAFNMQSHGRFLWMMQGMFKANGGCGYVKKPDVLLSNGLGGESFDPSSKSLQIKTVLKVKIYNGEGWNLDFPQDYFDRYSPPDFYAKIGIAGIPLDTTSYRTETDTDEWFPVWDKEFEFPLRVPELALLYITVKDYDSNTQNDFAGQTCLPLSEIRPGIRAVRLHDRAGEVLKHARLLVRFVLEPR, encoded by the exons ATGTCTGTAGATGAGATGCTCAGGTTCGTCATCCAAGTTCAAGGAGAAAAACACGCTGATTCAAACTACGTGAAGGATATTTTCCACAGGCTCAAACATCACGGCGTTTTCCACCCTCGTGGGATCCATCTTGAAGGATTCTACCGTTATCTCCTAAGCGATTTCAACTCTCCGTTGCCTCCTTCAGGCGAG GTTTGGCAAGATATGAATCAGCCTTTGTCTCATTACTTCTTGTACACGGGACATAACTCTTACTTGACTGGGAATCAACTCAACAGTAGAAGCAGCACAGGACCGATTGTGAAAGCACTTAGAAGTGGAGTTCGTGTCATCGAGCTTGATTTATGGCCTAACTCTTCTGGAACCGAAGCGGAAGTTCGTCATGGCGG GACGTTAACAAGTACAGAAGATCTGCAGAAATGTCTTAACGCTGTAAAGGAGAACGCCTTTGCGGTATCTGAGTATCCTGTTGTACTTACCTTAGAAGATCATTTGCCTCCAGATCTTCAGAAGAAAGTCGCTAAG ATGGTGAGTAAGACTTTTGGAGGAACATTGTTTCGATGTACGGATGAATATAAAGAGCGTTTTCCTTCACCAGAAGCACTCAAGAACAAGATCTTGATCTCAACAAAGCCACCAAAAGAGTATCTTCAGACCCAAGTCTCTCAAAGTGCAACAACAGATGAATCCGTAAAAGCTAAA AAAGTTGCAGATGCAGAAGAACTgattcaagaagaagatgaggagaCTGTAGCGATAGAATACAGAGACTTGATCTCAATTCACGCTGGGAACCGCAAAGGAGGGTTAAAGAACTGCTTGAACGGGGATCCTAACCGAGTCATACGGTTAAGCATGAGCGAGCAGTGGCTAGAAACTCTGGCTAAAAACCGTGGATCCGATTTAGTGAAGTTCACGCAAAGGAATATTCTAAGGATATTTCCCAAGACTACACGTTTTGACTCATCAAACTATGATCCACTCGTTGGATGGATTCATGGTGCCCAAATGGTTGCCTTCAATATGCAA AGTCATGGGAGGTTCTTGTGGATGATGCAAGGAATGTTTAAAGCCAATGGTGGTTGTGGCTATGTTAAAAAGCCTGATGTTTTGCTCTCCAATGGTCTTGGAGGTGAAAGTTTTGACCCTTCCAGTAAAAGTCTCCAGATCAAGACAGTACTTAAG GTAAAGATCTACAATGGAGAAGGATGGAATCTGGATTTTCCTCAAGATTATTTTGATAGATACTCTCCTCCTGATTTCTACGCAAAG ATCGGAATCGCAGGGATACCTTTAGACACAACGAGTTACAGAACAGAAACAGACACAGACGAATGGTTTCCAGTTTGGGACAAAGAGTTCGAGTTCCCATTGCGTGTTCCCGAGTTAGCGCTTTTGTATATCACAGTCAAAGACTACGACAGTAACACTCAGAACGATTTTGCCGGACAGACATGTCTTCCGTTGTCGGAGATCAGGCCCGGAATTCGTGCCGTCCGGCTCCATGATCGTGCCGGAGAGGTCTTGAAGCACGCGAGACTGCTCGTGCGGTTTGTCTTGGAGCCTCGTTAG
- the LOC106387427 gene encoding phosphoinositide phospholipase C 1 isoform X1 yields MALFWSDKNDLLIEATTQIRTLLCGENKRMKESFKVCFCCVRSFKVKTSEPPQEIKTLFEDYSGDGRMSVDEMLRFVIQVQGEKHADSNYVKDIFHRLKHHGVFHPRGIHLEGFYRYLLSDFNSPLPPSGEVWQDMNQPLSHYFLYTGHNSYLTGNQLNSRSSTGPIVKALRSGVRVIELDLWPNSSGTEAEVRHGGTLTSTEDLQKCLNAVKENAFAVSEYPVVLTLEDHLPPDLQKKVAKMVSKTFGGTLFRCTDEYKERFPSPEALKNKILISTKPPKEYLQTQVSQSATTDESVKAKKVADAEELIQEEDEETVAIEYRDLISIHAGNRKGGLKNCLNGDPNRVIRLSMSEQWLETLAKNRGSDLVKFTQRNILRIFPKTTRFDSSNYDPLVGWIHGAQMVAFNMQSHGRFLWMMQGMFKANGGCGYVKKPDVLLSNGLGGESFDPSSKSLQIKTVLKVKIYNGEGWNLDFPQDYFDRYSPPDFYAKIGIAGIPLDTTSYRTETDTDEWFPVWDKEFEFPLRVPELALLYITVKDYDSNTQNDFAGQTCLPLSEIRPGIRAVRLHDRAGEVLKHARLLVRFVLEPR; encoded by the exons ATGGCTTTGTTCTGGTCTGACAAAAATGACCTGTTGATCGAGGCTACTACTCAGATCAGAACGTTGCTTTGTGGTG aaaacaaaagaatgaAGGAATCATTCAAAGTGTGTTTCTGTTGTGTAAGAAGCTTCAAAGTGAAAACAAGCGAGCCACCTCAGGAAATCAAGACACTCTTCGAGGATTACTCCGGAGACGGCAGGATGTCTGTAGATGAGATGCTCAGGTTCGTCATCCAAGTTCAAGGAGAAAAACACGCTGATTCAAACTACGTGAAGGATATTTTCCACAGGCTCAAACATCACGGCGTTTTCCACCCTCGTGGGATCCATCTTGAAGGATTCTACCGTTATCTCCTAAGCGATTTCAACTCTCCGTTGCCTCCTTCAGGCGAG GTTTGGCAAGATATGAATCAGCCTTTGTCTCATTACTTCTTGTACACGGGACATAACTCTTACTTGACTGGGAATCAACTCAACAGTAGAAGCAGCACAGGACCGATTGTGAAAGCACTTAGAAGTGGAGTTCGTGTCATCGAGCTTGATTTATGGCCTAACTCTTCTGGAACCGAAGCGGAAGTTCGTCATGGCGG GACGTTAACAAGTACAGAAGATCTGCAGAAATGTCTTAACGCTGTAAAGGAGAACGCCTTTGCGGTATCTGAGTATCCTGTTGTACTTACCTTAGAAGATCATTTGCCTCCAGATCTTCAGAAGAAAGTCGCTAAG ATGGTGAGTAAGACTTTTGGAGGAACATTGTTTCGATGTACGGATGAATATAAAGAGCGTTTTCCTTCACCAGAAGCACTCAAGAACAAGATCTTGATCTCAACAAAGCCACCAAAAGAGTATCTTCAGACCCAAGTCTCTCAAAGTGCAACAACAGATGAATCCGTAAAAGCTAAA AAAGTTGCAGATGCAGAAGAACTgattcaagaagaagatgaggagaCTGTAGCGATAGAATACAGAGACTTGATCTCAATTCACGCTGGGAACCGCAAAGGAGGGTTAAAGAACTGCTTGAACGGGGATCCTAACCGAGTCATACGGTTAAGCATGAGCGAGCAGTGGCTAGAAACTCTGGCTAAAAACCGTGGATCCGATTTAGTGAAGTTCACGCAAAGGAATATTCTAAGGATATTTCCCAAGACTACACGTTTTGACTCATCAAACTATGATCCACTCGTTGGATGGATTCATGGTGCCCAAATGGTTGCCTTCAATATGCAA AGTCATGGGAGGTTCTTGTGGATGATGCAAGGAATGTTTAAAGCCAATGGTGGTTGTGGCTATGTTAAAAAGCCTGATGTTTTGCTCTCCAATGGTCTTGGAGGTGAAAGTTTTGACCCTTCCAGTAAAAGTCTCCAGATCAAGACAGTACTTAAG GTAAAGATCTACAATGGAGAAGGATGGAATCTGGATTTTCCTCAAGATTATTTTGATAGATACTCTCCTCCTGATTTCTACGCAAAG ATCGGAATCGCAGGGATACCTTTAGACACAACGAGTTACAGAACAGAAACAGACACAGACGAATGGTTTCCAGTTTGGGACAAAGAGTTCGAGTTCCCATTGCGTGTTCCCGAGTTAGCGCTTTTGTATATCACAGTCAAAGACTACGACAGTAACACTCAGAACGATTTTGCCGGACAGACATGTCTTCCGTTGTCGGAGATCAGGCCCGGAATTCGTGCCGTCCGGCTCCATGATCGTGCCGGAGAGGTCTTGAAGCACGCGAGACTGCTCGTGCGGTTTGTCTTGGAGCCTCGTTAG
- the LOC106387458 gene encoding gibberellin 2-beta-dioxygenase 8 translates to MSITESYPPAFRRVINDGARSATAEIEPVCVHDKDIDIPVIDFECLDKEILTEACRDWGIFRLKNHGVPLPLMSQLQEISESLLSLPFENKQKLFAAVNSPMSYFWGTPALNRSGDALKRGAQASNASMVEGFNVPLSKLPASTFCDDDAQRSELELFRVLIEEYGRHITRIAVSLFEAIAQTLNLELSSHQKSDYLLESTGLIRVYRYPPSDKTAGEALGMEVHTDSSVISILKEDETGGLEIMKDEEWFRVKPVADTLIVNLGDMMQAISDNEYKSVEHRVKKKDMTTKRHSVCYFVFPQRDCVIKSSNYKPFTYSEFEAQVQADVQSLGTKIGLLRFTPESPLFL, encoded by the exons atgaGTATCACTGAGTCATATCCGCCGGCTTTCCGCCGTGTAATCAACGACGGAGCTCGATCAGCTACGGCGGAGATCGAACCGGTTTGTGTCCACGACAAGGATATCGACATCCCGGTTATCGATTTTGAGTGTTTGGACAAGGAGATACTAACAGAGGCATGCAGAGACTGGGGAATATTCCGTCTAAAGAATCACGGAGTACCGTTGCCGTTGATGTCACAGCTTCAAGAGATCTCGGAATCGTTGCTGAGTCTACCGTTTGAGAACAAACAGAAATTATTCGCCGCCGTTAACTCTCCGATGTCGTATTTCTGGGGAACACCTGCTTTGAATCGTTCAGGAGATGCACTGAAGAGGGGAGCTCAGGCTTCGAACGCAAGTATGGTCGAAGGTTTCAACGTTCCTCTCTCGAAGCTTCCAGCTTCTACTTTCTGTGACGATGATGCTCAACGTTCAGAGTTAGAACTTTTCAG AGTGTTGATAGAGGAATATGGAAGGCACATAACTAGAATTGCTGTATCCTTGTTTGAAGCTATAGCACAAACACTGAACCTAGAATTATCCAGTCACCAGAAGTCAGACTACTTATTGGAGTCAACAGGGCTTATACGAGTTTACCGCTATCCGCCTAGCGACAAGACAGCTGGAGAAGCTCTGGGAATGGAAGTCCACACAGATAGTTCGGTGATCTCAATACTCAAAGAAGACGAAACTGGAGGGCTTGAGATCATGAAAGATGAAGAATGGTTCCGTGTAAAACCTGTAGCTGATACTCTCATCGTCAATCTAGGAGATATGATGCAG gCGATAAGCGACAACGAGTACAAGAGTGTCGAGCATAgagtgaagaaaaaggatatgaCGACAAAGAGACACTCGGTGTGTTATTTTGTGTTCCCACAAAGAGATTGTGTGATAAAGTCATCAAACTATAAGCCATTCACGTACTCAGAGTTTGAAGCTCAAGTTCAGGCCGATGTTCAGTCACTTGGGACCAAGATCGGCCTTCTTAGATTCACCCCTGAATCTCCACTCTTTCTCTAG
- the LOC106388084 gene encoding U-box domain-containing protein 4-like, which yields MENRTGLTYMNRKSSGLTVTDDSSSAFSDCNSDRSGEFPPSSSENRRLFLSRAAENPDDLIRYLVSHLDSSSSSVDEQKQAAMEIRLLTKDKPENRIKLARAGAIKPLISLVSSSDAQLQEHGVTAVLNLSLCDENKELIASSGAIKPLVRALKSGTPTAKENAACALLRLSQIEDNKIAIGRSGAIPHLVSLLETGGFRGKKDAATALYSLCSAKENKTRAVETGVMKPLVELMADFDSNMVDKAAYVMNLLMSAAEAKPAVVEEGGVPVLVEIVEVGTQRQKEMGVSILLQLCEESVVYRTMVAREGAIAPVVALSQSSKSRAKLKAEALIEILRRPRQQQQQQQLDCNRI from the coding sequence ATGGAGAATCGTACCGGTTTAACCTACATGAACCGGAAATCAAGCGGTTTAACCGTAACCGACGATTCCTCTTCCGCCTTCAGCGACTGTAACAGCGACAGATCCGGCGAGTTTCCACCCTCTTCCTCCGAGAACCGCCGTCTCTTCCTCTCCCGCGCAGCTGAGAATCCCGACGATTTGATCCGTTACCTCGTATCGCATCTCgactcttcctcctcctccgtcgACGAGCAGAAGCAAGCCGCCATGGAGATCAGGCTCTTAACCAAAGACAAACCGGAGAACCGGATCAAACTCGCTAGAGCCGGCGCGATCAAACCGTTGATCTCTCTCGTCTCTTCCTCCGACGCTCAGCTTCAGGAGCACGGCGTCACCGCCGTGCTGAACCTCTCCCTATGCGACGAGAACAAGGAGCTGATCGCTTCCTCCGGCGCGATCAAACCGCTCGTCAGGGCGTTAAAATCGGGAACGCCGACGGCGAAAGAGAACGCCGCGTGCGCTCTCCTCCGCCTCTCGCAGATCGAAGACAACAAGATCGCGATCGGGAGATCCGGAGCGATTCCTCACTTGGTGAGCCTTCTTGAAACCGGAGGATTCAGAGGGAAGAAGGACGCGGCGACGGCTCTTTACTCGCTCTGCTCGGCGAAGGAGAACAAGACCAGGGCCGTGGAAACGGGCGTTATGAAGCCGCTCGTGGAGCTGATGGCGGATTTCGATTCGAACATGGTGGATAAAGCGGCGTACGTGATGAATCTGCTGATGTCGGCGGCGGAGGCGAAGCCGGCGGTGGTGGAGGAAGGAGGAGTTCCGGTGCTTGTGGAGATAGTGGAGGTGGGAACGCAGAGGCAGAAGGAGATGGGCGTGTCGATATTGCTGCAGCTTTGTGAGGAGAGTGTGGTGTATCGAACCATGGTGGCGCGAGAAGGTGCGATTGCTCCTGTGGTGGCATTGTCGCAGAGTAGTAAGAGTCGAGCTAAGCTAAAGGCGGAGGCGTTGATTGAGATTCTAAGACGACccagacaacaacaacaacaacaacagttaGATTGTAACAGAATCTAG